A window of Eubacteriaceae bacterium ES3 contains these coding sequences:
- a CDS encoding GTP-binding protein: MKIIIFGGFLGSGKTSVVVQLAKHLIGDNPENLTKVVILENEIGDVGIDDKLLKSSGYEVENLFSGCVCCTLSGELVLGIHKIKNDFNPDTIILEATGVAFPDNIRETILKSMPDIDCRVICVTDAKRWMRLLKPMEMLLNDQLKAADAILLNKVNLVDQAKVLQVVESIRTFNNAAVLYKINALETIHPEIIENIAR; encoded by the coding sequence ATGAAAATAATAATTTTTGGTGGGTTTTTAGGGTCAGGTAAGACCAGTGTAGTTGTTCAGCTGGCGAAACACTTAATAGGTGATAATCCTGAAAACCTTACAAAGGTAGTAATCCTGGAAAACGAAATTGGTGATGTAGGGATTGACGATAAATTATTAAAAAGCAGTGGTTATGAAGTTGAGAATCTGTTTTCAGGATGTGTTTGCTGCACCCTATCGGGAGAGCTTGTCTTGGGTATTCATAAAATTAAAAATGATTTTAATCCTGATACGATAATTTTAGAGGCAACCGGCGTTGCATTTCCTGATAATATCAGAGAGACAATCCTTAAATCAATGCCAGACATTGATTGTCGAGTCATTTGTGTGACTGATGCTAAGCGGTGGATGAGACTTTTAAAGCCAATGGAAATGCTGCTAAATGATCAACTTAAGGCAGCTGACGCGATTTTACTGAATAAAGTCAACCTGGTGGATCAGGCCAAGGTGTTGCAAGTTGTGGAGTCAATCAGAACCTTTAACAATGCTGCAGTGCTCTACAAGATAAATGCTTTGGAGACCATACATCCTGAAATTATTGAAAATATAGCCAGGTAG
- a CDS encoding ectonucleotide pyrophosphatase/phosphodiesterase, translating into MNRELVKHLIVVSYDAFSEDNWESATKLPNLKKLIENGSWTRQLKSVYPTLTYVVHTTMVTGVYPEKHGIYHNNPVQPFIKEKNQEWFWYRNQIKSETIYDLVRSSGLKSGGLLWPVTGKAAIDYNIPEIRAINRENQVLKILRNGSPLYCISMEKKFGHIRKGIEEPFLDDYTTKCAIDTIIKKRPNLLLTHLIDLDDAKHQYGVNSSEVERAIERMDQRIGGLMKAVELAGIKEQTVFIIVGDHGQKDVKYKIKLNAILEEQGLIYKENEKMEWKAYFQSAGGSAYLYLKDNNQLIINQVRKILDQAIYKGEYGIEKYFDRQEMRRLNILSPAEFIIEAKIGYSFDDSLEGDIITDLEESGISYATHGYSPEKPDYRCNFIVSGNGIKKNLNIEETMMVDLAPTMARILGLELKNTDGRILDEIFEV; encoded by the coding sequence ATGAATAGAGAATTAGTAAAGCATTTAATTGTAGTGTCATATGATGCTTTTTCAGAAGATAATTGGGAGTCGGCCACTAAACTGCCAAATCTCAAAAAACTGATTGAAAATGGAAGCTGGACCAGGCAACTGAAAAGTGTCTATCCAACTCTGACCTATGTTGTGCACACGACGATGGTAACGGGTGTTTATCCTGAAAAACATGGCATATATCATAATAACCCGGTTCAACCTTTTATAAAAGAAAAAAACCAGGAGTGGTTCTGGTATCGAAATCAGATAAAGTCTGAAACAATTTATGATCTGGTTAGAAGTTCGGGACTTAAATCAGGAGGACTCTTATGGCCGGTAACCGGAAAAGCCGCAATTGATTATAATATTCCTGAAATCAGAGCGATTAATAGGGAAAATCAGGTGCTTAAAATTTTGAGAAATGGCAGTCCTCTTTACTGTATAAGTATGGAGAAAAAATTCGGGCATATTAGAAAAGGAATAGAGGAACCTTTTCTGGATGATTATACAACAAAATGTGCTATAGACACAATTATTAAAAAACGGCCTAATCTTTTGTTGACACATTTAATCGATTTGGATGATGCCAAACATCAGTATGGTGTTAACAGTTCTGAAGTTGAAAGGGCAATTGAACGTATGGACCAACGCATCGGCGGCCTGATGAAAGCGGTTGAATTGGCAGGAATTAAAGAACAGACGGTGTTTATAATTGTTGGTGATCATGGACAAAAGGATGTTAAGTACAAAATTAAATTAAATGCAATACTTGAAGAACAGGGCTTGATTTATAAAGAAAATGAAAAAATGGAATGGAAAGCCTACTTTCAAAGTGCAGGAGGGTCAGCCTATCTTTATTTGAAAGATAATAACCAGCTTATCATAAATCAGGTAAGAAAAATTTTAGATCAGGCGATCTATAAAGGGGAATATGGTATAGAAAAATATTTCGACCGTCAGGAAATGAGAAGATTAAACATTCTGTCGCCAGCCGAATTTATAATTGAAGCAAAAATAGGATATTCATTCGATGACAGTCTGGAGGGAGATATTATAACCGATCTTGAGGAGTCCGGCATAAGTTATGCAACACATGGCTATTCGCCAGAAAAACCAGACTATCGTTGCAATTTTATTGTGTCTGGTAACGGAATTAAGAAAAATCTAAATATTGAAGAAACAATGATGGTGGATCTGGCGCCGACGATGGCAAGAATTTTAGGACTGGAACTAAAAAATACTGATGGCCGAATATTGGATGAAATATTTGAAGTTTAA
- a CDS encoding GNAT family N-acetyltransferase, with protein sequence MIRNGTLNDLNRIMEIYESARDLMKTSGNPNQWTNGYPEEWRVREDIDKKTNYVCESNGSVEAVFVFLREGDPDYLRINHGEWLNSEPYAAIHRVASAETGKGMTKEIFEWCFSQCPNLKIDTHRDNKIMQHVLVKNGFKQCGIVYLREAGERVAFQKVK encoded by the coding sequence ATGATAAGAAATGGAACACTTAATGATTTGAATAGAATTATGGAAATTTATGAGAGTGCCAGGGATTTAATGAAAACTTCCGGTAATCCAAATCAATGGACTAATGGTTACCCTGAGGAATGGCGTGTAAGAGAAGATATAGACAAGAAAACAAATTATGTTTGCGAGTCGAATGGCTCTGTTGAAGCTGTATTTGTTTTTTTGCGGGAGGGTGATCCTGATTATTTGAGAATTAACCATGGTGAATGGTTGAATTCTGAGCCTTATGCCGCTATACATCGAGTAGCTAGTGCTGAAACGGGTAAAGGTATGACTAAAGAGATTTTTGAATGGTGTTTTAGTCAGTGTCCTAATCTTAAAATTGATACGCATAGAGATAATAAAATTATGCAGCACGTTTTGGTCAAAAATGGTTTTAAACAATGTGGTATAGTTTATCTTAGAGAAGCTGGTGAGAGAGTAGCCTTTCAAAAGGTTAAATAA
- a CDS encoding NAD(P)/FAD-dependent oxidoreductase, whose protein sequence is MNLYSHVFKPIRIRGIDFKNRIEMAPPSPNRADRDGRVSQEFIDWFKPIAAGGTAIIHVGNSVIDRVESSDEERQLDLGTDGCILPLSQFVEMCENFGCHASLEINHCGKDSDPSKIGRPALSASSFITPAEMGRAMAAGREPIATQEMSQEKIKETIEKYAMAAYRCQKAGMKICMIHGGHGNLISQFASKLYNKRSDEYGGSLENRARFCIEVLDAVREKVGENFVIEFRISADEIHPDGMHFEETIEFIELIKDKIDILHVSAGLHGEFEYMRNWWQNSMMDRMYNVHYAEDIKKRFPDLLVATVGSIMNIKDAEQIIADGKADFVAMCRPLIADPEMPKKFAQGREEDHRPCIRCQHCGKRLIMPRVIGCAVNPLCANIDEFPYGKIPAAPFKKKVGVIGSGPAGMQAVLTLCERGHDVTLYEKENELGGNLITAASPAFKIDMRDYQAYLLKQIEKSNATVLLNTPATSELLDKQNYDALIIAVGADPLMPDIPGIDKKHVYWAPRGEMGEVEIGEKTVIVGGGAIGIETAIELAQKGKDVTVIEMAKDLSDLFMTSSGTMQDLLEKVADLKIPILNSAKLISIDDASIEYEDLIAGETKVLPAQTVLMAVGMTPRINEVDTLRYSAPATEVFVVGDAVEVGTIAEAVNGAFKIAAHL, encoded by the coding sequence ATGAATCTATACTCTCATGTTTTTAAACCCATTCGAATTCGCGGTATCGATTTTAAAAATCGTATTGAAATGGCTCCTCCTTCGCCCAATCGTGCTGATCGAGACGGAAGAGTTTCGCAGGAATTTATTGATTGGTTCAAGCCTATTGCTGCTGGCGGTACAGCCATCATACATGTCGGCAACTCAGTCATCGACCGTGTCGAATCCAGTGATGAGGAACGTCAACTGGACTTAGGGACAGACGGCTGTATTCTGCCGCTTTCGCAATTTGTTGAGATGTGTGAAAATTTTGGCTGTCACGCCTCCCTTGAAATCAATCATTGCGGAAAAGATTCAGACCCAAGCAAAATTGGTCGTCCTGCTCTCTCTGCATCATCTTTTATCACACCAGCTGAAATGGGCCGAGCTATGGCCGCTGGTCGAGAGCCTATTGCCACTCAAGAGATGAGTCAGGAAAAAATAAAGGAAACAATCGAAAAATATGCCATGGCAGCCTATCGATGCCAAAAGGCAGGAATGAAAATCTGTATGATCCATGGTGGCCACGGAAATCTGATTTCCCAGTTCGCCAGCAAATTATACAATAAACGCTCAGACGAATATGGCGGTTCTCTGGAAAATCGTGCCCGCTTTTGTATTGAAGTACTAGATGCAGTTCGTGAAAAAGTTGGCGAAAACTTTGTGATTGAATTTAGGATATCAGCTGACGAAATTCATCCCGATGGAATGCATTTTGAAGAGACAATCGAATTTATTGAATTGATTAAAGATAAAATTGATATTCTCCACGTTTCAGCCGGTCTTCACGGTGAGTTTGAATACATGAGAAATTGGTGGCAAAATTCGATGATGGATCGGATGTATAATGTCCATTATGCCGAAGACATCAAAAAAAGATTTCCTGATCTGTTGGTCGCAACTGTTGGTTCAATCATGAACATCAAAGATGCTGAACAAATTATTGCTGACGGAAAAGCCGACTTTGTTGCAATGTGCAGACCTTTAATCGCTGATCCAGAAATGCCTAAAAAATTTGCCCAAGGCCGAGAAGAAGATCACCGTCCATGTATACGTTGTCAACATTGCGGTAAGCGACTGATCATGCCACGAGTCATCGGTTGTGCTGTAAACCCACTTTGCGCCAATATTGATGAATTCCCCTATGGTAAAATCCCTGCAGCACCTTTTAAGAAAAAAGTTGGTGTTATCGGAAGCGGACCGGCTGGCATGCAAGCTGTTCTGACTCTTTGTGAAAGAGGGCATGATGTCACTCTTTATGAAAAGGAAAATGAACTAGGCGGAAATCTCATTACGGCCGCATCCCCAGCCTTTAAGATAGATATGCGCGACTATCAGGCTTATTTGCTTAAACAAATAGAAAAATCAAATGCCACAGTTTTACTCAACACACCTGCAACCAGCGAATTACTGGATAAACAAAATTATGATGCATTAATCATTGCAGTTGGCGCTGATCCATTAATGCCAGACATTCCAGGCATAGATAAAAAACATGTCTATTGGGCACCTAGAGGCGAAATGGGCGAAGTCGAAATTGGCGAAAAAACGGTAATTGTCGGTGGCGGTGCCATTGGGATCGAAACAGCAATTGAACTGGCACAAAAAGGGAAAGATGTTACTGTAATTGAAATGGCTAAAGATTTATCTGATCTATTTATGACTTCCAGTGGTACCATGCAAGATCTTCTTGAAAAAGTTGCTGATTTAAAAATTCCAATTCTCAATTCAGCTAAACTCATCAGTATTGATGATGCAAGTATTGAATATGAAGATTTAATAGCGGGAGAAACAAAGGTACTTCCTGCCCAAACTGTTTTAATGGCAGTCGGCATGACACCTCGAATTAACGAAGTCGATACACTGCGTTACAGCGCCCCGGCTACTGAAGTATTTGTTGTAGGAGATGCAGTTGAAGTTGGAACCATTGCCGAAGCAGTCAATGGAGCATTTAAAATTGCAGCACACCTTTAA
- a CDS encoding MFS transporter, producing MVDCGNSAYSMAVTTALLPIVFGMFENVSSSMDLGYFNSIASIIVAVLSPVLGTIADYKDRKMRFFLFFTILGVLTTASLAFVSPMSGQWQLLILFFVLSAIGFAGSNIFYDAFLVDVSENDRMDRVSSMGFAYGYIASVIPFGISLLLIFLLGMDQVIGYQIGFLITALWWGLFTLPMIRHVKQRHFIEPEPRPVINSFRRLSETFKNIRNHKIVFIFLMSYFFYIDGVSTIIKMVVPYATEILGGDSLNTFTLLGILLVIQIIAFPCAILYGRLASRYSTGIMIIIGIITYIITCIAAIFITSVWQVFILGAMIGSAQGGIQSLSRSYYAKIIPKEKSNEFFGFYNIFGKFSAIIGPAVMAMTTTLTGNARLSILGIIPLFIVGLLIFIFLFLKKEIVYN from the coding sequence ATGGTAGATTGTGGGAATTCGGCTTATTCCATGGCAGTTACGACTGCACTTTTACCGATTGTTTTTGGAATGTTTGAAAATGTAAGCAGTTCAATGGATTTGGGTTATTTCAATTCTATCGCCAGTATTATTGTGGCGGTTCTTAGTCCGGTACTTGGAACGATAGCAGATTATAAAGATCGAAAGATGCGCTTTTTCTTGTTTTTTACTATTCTTGGGGTATTGACAACAGCTTCACTTGCTTTTGTTTCGCCCATGAGTGGACAATGGCAACTACTGATTCTTTTTTTTGTTTTATCGGCGATTGGTTTTGCCGGCTCCAATATTTTTTATGATGCTTTTTTGGTTGATGTATCGGAAAATGACCGGATGGATAGGGTTTCGTCAATGGGTTTTGCATATGGCTATATTGCCAGTGTTATTCCCTTTGGAATTAGTCTATTGCTAATTTTTCTGTTAGGAATGGATCAGGTGATTGGATATCAAATTGGTTTTCTGATTACCGCTCTTTGGTGGGGTCTTTTTACCCTCCCGATGATCCGTCATGTTAAACAACGCCATTTTATTGAGCCGGAACCCCGACCAGTGATTAATAGTTTTAGACGATTGTCAGAAACATTTAAAAATATTCGAAATCACAAAATAGTGTTTATTTTTCTGATGTCTTATTTTTTCTACATTGATGGGGTTTCAACAATTATTAAAATGGTTGTTCCCTATGCAACGGAAATTTTAGGTGGAGATTCACTTAATACATTTACCTTGCTTGGGATATTGCTGGTAATTCAAATTATCGCTTTTCCTTGTGCAATTCTTTATGGTCGACTGGCCAGTCGCTACTCAACTGGAATAATGATAATTATTGGGATCATAACCTATATAATTACATGTATTGCGGCAATTTTTATAACATCAGTTTGGCAGGTTTTTATTCTTGGTGCAATGATCGGTTCAGCTCAAGGGGGGATTCAATCCTTAAGTCGTTCTTATTATGCGAAAATTATCCCCAAAGAAAAATCGAATGAATTTTTTGGCTTTTATAATATTTTTGGAAAATTCTCAGCAATTATTGGTCCAGCTGTTATGGCAATGACGACGACTTTAACTGGAAATGCACGTTTAAGTATTCTTGGAATTATTCCATTATTTATTGTTGGCTTGCTGATTTTTATATTTCTTTTTCTAAAGAAAGAGATAGTTTACAATTAA
- a CDS encoding methyltetrahydrofolate cobalamin methyltransferase yields MIIIGEKINGAIPSTGKAIAEKDAEFIKNLAIKQTEAGADFIDVCASVDDDIEMETMKWLIDIVQDATDVPIAVDSPNVVTCIESMKLCKKPGLFNSVSMEGDKIDAAFKALADTKWECVALLNSDKGIPKTAKDRLDVFHDIMAKCKEYNIDPSRMHIDPLIEMLCTSEDGINMVTEVIREIKKEYPTIHVTGAVSNISFNLPARRIANQAFAVLAMNAGMDSFILDPLNKDMMGMLFATEAMMGEDEYCMEYIGAFREGIFVK; encoded by the coding sequence ATGATCATTATTGGCGAAAAAATCAATGGTGCCATTCCATCGACAGGAAAAGCCATTGCTGAAAAAGATGCGGAATTTATCAAAAACCTTGCCATTAAGCAGACGGAAGCAGGAGCGGATTTTATCGATGTATGTGCATCGGTGGATGATGATATTGAAATGGAAACGATGAAATGGCTCATTGACATTGTTCAGGATGCAACAGATGTGCCAATTGCCGTAGACAGTCCCAATGTTGTAACCTGTATTGAATCCATGAAGCTTTGCAAAAAACCGGGATTATTCAATTCTGTTTCCATGGAAGGCGATAAAATTGATGCGGCTTTTAAAGCACTGGCTGATACCAAATGGGAATGTGTCGCTTTATTGAATAGTGACAAGGGTATTCCTAAAACAGCTAAAGACCGTTTGGATGTTTTTCATGACATCATGGCCAAATGCAAGGAATACAACATTGATCCTTCACGGATGCATATTGACCCATTGATTGAAATGCTTTGCACTTCTGAAGATGGCATTAATATGGTTACTGAAGTTATCCGCGAAATCAAAAAAGAATATCCAACTATTCATGTCACCGGAGCGGTTAGCAATATTTCATTCAATCTTCCTGCCCGACGAATTGCCAATCAGGCGTTTGCGGTTCTGGCAATGAATGCCGGAATGGACTCCTTCATCCTGGATCCTTTAAACAAGGACATGATGGGAATGCTTTTTGCCACTGAAGCAATGATGGGTGAAGATGAATACTGTATGGAATATATTGGGGCTTTCAGAGAAGGTATTTTTGTTAAATAA
- a CDS encoding FN3 associated domain-containing protein, protein MIVNRNSQLLQPEITTVTNEDGSSEVTIVNPNQEGTIYYTLDGVEPLTNSKVYEGPFMIKQTTTLKTRVILENKMSAITTQQFTITQNTSSLENSTNMNAMQNETSSESDQTVMIENLGVDVNTLFDVTATSSLSPMSGYYYTPWNLLDYDWSTAWVEGVSGNGIGESVSFTYMGTEMSQIVGVEIVNGYAKSDKSFYENGCVTQLGMYVNGTYVQTLYLSSTPTAQYYDFYFVVASGDVITFMIESVSEGPNDGEYDTAISEITFF, encoded by the coding sequence ATGATAGTTAATCGAAATAGTCAGTTGTTGCAACCGGAGATTACAACTGTAACCAACGAAGATGGATCTTCAGAAGTGACGATTGTAAACCCTAATCAGGAAGGCACGATTTATTATACATTGGATGGCGTAGAGCCACTGACAAACTCCAAAGTTTACGAGGGGCCTTTTATGATTAAGCAGACAACGACTTTAAAAACAAGGGTAATTTTAGAAAATAAAATGTCAGCGATTACGACTCAGCAGTTTACCATAACTCAAAATACCAGTAGTTTAGAAAATAGTACAAATATGAATGCAATGCAAAATGAAACCTCATCTGAAAGTGACCAAACAGTAATGATAGAAAATCTTGGTGTAGATGTGAATACCCTATTTGATGTAACGGCCACTTCTTCACTCAGTCCTATGAGTGGCTATTACTACACTCCGTGGAATTTACTTGACTATGATTGGTCAACTGCTTGGGTTGAGGGCGTTTCCGGTAATGGAATTGGAGAAAGTGTATCATTTACTTACATGGGTACAGAAATGTCACAGATTGTTGGCGTTGAGATCGTTAACGGTTATGCAAAGTCGGATAAATCTTTTTATGAGAATGGTTGTGTGACACAGCTTGGAATGTATGTTAATGGGACATATGTCCAAACACTTTATCTTTCTTCAACGCCAACAGCACAGTATTATGATTTTTACTTTGTTGTTGCTAGTGGTGATGTTATTACATTTATGATAGAGAGTGTTTCTGAGGGGCCAAACGATGGCGAATATGATACGGCTATAAGTGAAATCACCTTTTTCTAA
- a CDS encoding DUF364 domain-containing protein → MKKNELFEFLQRDFQSIIRTYHFSDETIAITTKSLTPEEAIGITKRKDFPILNGSEVMIQAKFRNSYGQAFSDATSCYNGNLKEISELPITDNNAYNRSIFIASYNALKNELRLCNNVIHCRNEGPELCSKRIFDYLKAHYDKNRILLVGYQPAMIEKLSTYFPLRVLDLNPVNVGAERYGLTIEDGILHMDDAITWADLILCTGSSLCNGSIINYLDLDKEVFFFGTTISGAADILNAKRLCFSDQVQVNQSF, encoded by the coding sequence ATGAAAAAAAATGAACTATTCGAATTCCTGCAAAGAGATTTTCAGTCCATTATAAGGACCTATCATTTCAGTGATGAAACGATTGCGATTACAACAAAATCGTTAACTCCGGAAGAAGCCATAGGCATCACAAAACGAAAAGATTTCCCCATTTTAAACGGATCCGAGGTAATGATTCAGGCAAAATTCAGAAATTCATATGGTCAGGCTTTTTCCGATGCAACTAGCTGTTATAACGGAAATCTAAAAGAAATTTCAGAATTACCTATTACCGACAACAATGCCTATAATCGCTCAATATTTATTGCTAGCTATAATGCCTTAAAAAATGAACTGAGGCTCTGTAATAATGTGATTCACTGTCGAAATGAAGGACCAGAATTATGTTCTAAACGCATCTTTGATTATCTAAAAGCACACTATGACAAAAATAGAATTCTTCTGGTCGGCTACCAGCCCGCCATGATTGAAAAGCTGAGTACTTATTTTCCCTTGCGCGTTTTAGATCTAAATCCGGTTAATGTAGGAGCTGAGCGCTACGGACTAACGATTGAAGATGGAATATTGCATATGGACGATGCAATAACCTGGGCTGACTTAATTCTATGCACCGGCAGCAGTTTATGTAATGGCTCAATCATCAACTATCTTGATCTTGATAAAGAAGTTTTCTTTTTCGGTACCACTATCTCTGGGGCGGCTGATATCCTGAATGCAAAGCGTTTATGTTTTTCTGATCAAGTGCAGGTAAATCAATCCTTTTAA
- a CDS encoding uroporphyrinogen decarboxylase family protein gives MTAHLTQKENFLRVARGEMPEYVPISTFGMPGVEPLMTMADPSILGDFRGPGGGVDPWGVTFVTSDEIDFAALPKPNDFILTDVSKWRDVIKAPDYSGFDWEAAARADRKKFVKDPEQTAFVLSGYADLFQQFVGFMGFTEGLCAIYEETEEVEELFDYMLEHSLYITKNMLHYYKPDGYYLLDDTASKLQPFISPKMFKELLVPRYKQCLDLVREEGIPIFYHNCGRCEDLIPDMVDIGVNVWDPAQIENDLVAIKNNYGPKLAINGAYEYRMPTTWPNVDEEEVRQTVRDTYDKMAPGGGFIFSGMVTSLDFGDPKVMEVNGWIFDEAQKLSKSVYQ, from the coding sequence ATGACTGCACATCTTACACAGAAAGAGAATTTTTTAAGAGTGGCACGTGGAGAAATGCCAGAATATGTACCTATTTCTACATTTGGAATGCCGGGTGTTGAACCTTTGATGACTATGGCAGATCCTAGCATACTAGGAGACTTTAGAGGTCCTGGTGGTGGAGTAGATCCTTGGGGTGTAACATTTGTGACAAGCGATGAAATCGACTTTGCTGCCCTTCCTAAACCGAATGACTTCATTTTAACAGATGTCTCTAAATGGCGTGATGTAATTAAAGCACCAGATTATTCTGGTTTCGACTGGGAAGCCGCTGCTAGAGCAGATCGAAAGAAATTCGTAAAGGATCCTGAACAGACAGCCTTTGTGCTCAGTGGCTACGCTGATCTATTTCAGCAGTTTGTTGGTTTTATGGGATTCACAGAAGGATTGTGTGCTATTTACGAGGAGACTGAAGAGGTCGAAGAATTATTTGATTATATGTTGGAGCACTCTTTGTATATTACAAAAAATATGCTGCACTATTATAAACCAGATGGATATTACTTACTTGATGATACAGCCTCTAAATTACAACCATTTATCTCTCCTAAAATGTTTAAAGAACTTTTGGTACCACGATATAAACAGTGCCTGGATTTAGTTAGAGAAGAAGGCATTCCGATATTTTATCATAATTGTGGGCGTTGTGAGGATCTAATTCCAGATATGGTAGATATAGGTGTGAATGTTTGGGATCCAGCTCAGATTGAAAATGACCTCGTAGCGATTAAAAATAATTATGGTCCCAAATTAGCAATTAACGGTGCCTATGAATATAGGATGCCAACTACCTGGCCGAATGTGGATGAAGAAGAGGTACGACAAACAGTTAGAGATACTTATGATAAAATGGCACCAGGTGGCGGCTTTATCTTTAGCGGAATGGTTACCTCATTGGATTTTGGCGATCCGAAGGTTATGGAAGTCAATGGCTGGATATTTGATGAAGCTCAAAAATTAAGTAAAAGTGTCTATCAATAG
- a CDS encoding patatin family protein, which produces MEILNNINDTALIFEGGGMRASYTAGILNILLENELYFNYVAGISAGSSHTINYLSRDPERARKSFVELVNDPKFGGWSSFLKGDGFFNAKYLYEETSHVGGPLEFDIETFMSNPAQIRIGAFSGVSGQMIYFRKEHMKSLEDIVKIVRSSSSMPLFMPPTVYQNQLFVDGGLGGGIPLEIAKKDGYKKYFVILTQEKGYRKKPAKFKHSIRLYYRKYPHIAEAMIARFSMYNRTLDKLEKLEKEGRAFLVYPDKMAVSNRETNFLKLERSYQAGYEQGKRDLFKWKKFLDGAL; this is translated from the coding sequence ATGGAAATATTAAATAATATAAATGATACGGCATTAATTTTTGAAGGTGGCGGTATGCGTGCAAGTTATACAGCAGGAATTCTCAATATTTTATTAGAGAATGAGTTGTATTTTAACTATGTAGCTGGAATATCTGCTGGTTCAAGTCATACAATAAATTATTTGTCAAGAGATCCTGAACGCGCCAGAAAATCATTTGTTGAGCTGGTAAATGATCCCAAATTTGGAGGATGGTCTTCGTTCTTAAAGGGAGACGGTTTTTTTAATGCAAAATATTTGTATGAGGAGACTTCTCATGTGGGCGGTCCACTTGAGTTTGATATTGAGACCTTTATGTCAAACCCAGCTCAGATTAGAATTGGTGCATTTTCTGGAGTATCAGGTCAGATGATATATTTTCGTAAAGAACATATGAAATCCCTTGAGGATATTGTGAAGATTGTCAGATCTTCATCATCGATGCCATTATTCATGCCACCAACAGTTTATCAGAATCAACTTTTTGTTGATGGCGGATTGGGCGGTGGAATCCCTTTAGAAATTGCAAAAAAGGATGGATATAAAAAGTATTTTGTGATTTTAACTCAGGAAAAAGGCTATCGAAAAAAGCCAGCAAAGTTCAAACACAGTATTCGTCTATATTATAGAAAATATCCACATATTGCTGAAGCGATGATTGCACGTTTTTCCATGTACAATCGTACGCTTGATAAATTGGAAAAGCTGGAAAAAGAGGGAAGGGCTTTTCTGGTTTATCCGGATAAAATGGCTGTTTCAAATCGTGAGACTAACTTTTTAAAGTTAGAACGATCATATCAGGCTGGATATGAACAAGGAAAAAGAGATTTGTTCAAATGGAAAAAGTTTTTAGATGGTGCTTTGTAA
- a CDS encoding corrinoid protein: MSTIAEVKTLVETGKSKKVGAAVQAALDAGIAAQEILDGMIGSMGVVGEKFSAGEIFVPEMLIAAKAMSKGVDILKPVMAGENSTSLGTCIMGTVAGDLHDIGKNLVVMMLESSGFDMVDLGVDVPAEKFVEAVKENDNVVLVACSGLLTTTMPALKEAVQTVKAAYPDMKVIVGGAPVTPEYAAEIGADGYAPDAGSSAAKAKELIGA, from the coding sequence ATGTCAACAATTGCAGAAGTAAAAACACTGGTAGAAACTGGGAAATCAAAAAAAGTAGGAGCTGCTGTTCAGGCTGCTTTAGATGCTGGGATCGCTGCTCAGGAAATTTTAGACGGCATGATCGGGTCAATGGGCGTTGTTGGAGAAAAATTCTCAGCTGGAGAAATTTTTGTTCCTGAAATGCTGATTGCTGCTAAAGCAATGTCAAAAGGTGTTGATATTTTAAAACCGGTTATGGCTGGTGAAAACTCAACTTCTTTAGGAACCTGTATTATGGGAACTGTTGCCGGAGACCTTCATGATATCGGTAAAAACCTGGTTGTTATGATGCTTGAAAGTTCTGGATTTGATATGGTAGATTTGGGTGTTGATGTTCCAGCTGAAAAATTCGTTGAAGCGGTTAAAGAAAACGACAACGTAGTTTTAGTTGCATGCTCAGGCCTGTTAACAACTACAATGCCAGCTTTAAAAGAAGCAGTACAGACTGTAAAAGCTGCATATCCTGATATGAAAGTAATCGTTGGTGGTGCTCCTGTAACACCTGAGTATGCTGCTGAAATTGGTGCAGATGGATACGCTCCAGATGCTGGTAGCTCTGCTGCTAAAGCTAAAGAACTGATTGGTGCATAA